CAAACACTTAAAGTATCAACAACCTGccgttttttatatttatcaacGTCATGCCGTTTTATCTTCGTGAGTCATCCAAAACCGATAAGCCAGAGCCTCAAACCATCGAGTGGCTGTTAAACCATACTGTTCAAATTAGTCCAACCAAAACCATGAGAGGCCACAACATCGTCGAAGCCCATTATTATCACCATGGCTAAAGCCAGTAGTACTCTGTTTGCTGTTTCCTGCTCCGCTTCAGCTCGTTTCTCTTTCCTCCGACGCTCTGAATCTCTTAAACCCTCAGTTTCAAGAGCGAGATTCGCCGTTCCAATGGCTATGGCCGCCGCGTCAGCTGCCACCGCTAAAAAACTAGCGCCTGCTGTGATTGTGGGTGGCGGAAGAGTCGGAAGGGCGTTACAGGAAATGGGTAATGGCGAGGATTTGTTGGTGAAGAGAGGAGAAGCAGTTCCGGTTGATTTTGAAGGACCCATTTTGGTTTGTACAAGAAATGATGATCTCGATGCTGTTCTTGAAGCTACTCCTCAGTCTAGATGGAAAGGTAGAAACTTTCATAGGCCCTAAGAATCATTAGTGAGCCAAATTGTTAGATGTTTTAGGGCGTTTGATCATCGCAGAGCACAATTCAAATGATCAgattatcaaattttgattgtttcttcAGTTTATGACTTGGTATAGTAAAAACGTTGTGTGTAATTAATCAGATTTGGTCTTCTTCCAAAATGGAATGATGGAGCCGTGGTTTGAGAGCAAAGGTTTGGGTGATACAGACCAAGTGTTGGCCTATTTTGCTGTGTCAAAGCTCGGCGAGCCTCCCGTGGATGGAAAGACTGACACTAACCCAGAAGGTCTTACTGCTGCTTATGGAAAATGGGCTTCAGAGATAGCTGCAAGATTGCAATCTGGTGGCCTCTCTTGCAAGGTTACAAGAAGcaaatctttgttttatgATAACGCAGAAGCTGCATGGATATACTAAATGTGTTCTTTTGTCGGTGTTTCTGTGGTTAGGTACTTGACAAAGAAGCTTTTCAGAAGCAAATGTTGGAGAAACTCATTTGGATTTGTGCATTTATGCTTGTTGGAGCTCGTCATCCAGGTGCAAGTGTTGGCACGGTGGAGAAAGAATACAGAGATGAAGTACCGAAATTCCATTCCTCGTTTCGTTTTAGCATTCAAAATCGTTGTTTAGTGCTAATTACTTATACATTCAGGTGTCGAGACTCATCCAAGAACTTGCAGCAGCTGCTGCCGCGGAAAAAGGACTAACCTTTGAAGAGAACATGGTGGAAAGACTATGTGCTTATTCACGAGCTGTTTCTCATTTCCCAACTGCTGTTAAAGAAGTACATATATCACTTTTATCATCCttgatctctctctttcaatgCATGTGCATGTGCATCAGTATCTGTTTCACAACTAGTTTTCTGATTATTGCAGTTTAAATGGAGGAATGGTTGGTTTTATTCACTCTCAGAGAAGGCGATTGCGGAAGGGCAACCGGATCCGTGTCCCCTCCATACCGAATGGCTGAAAGAGCTTAAAGTGATATAGAGCCAGTCTTTCTAAATTGTGAGTATCTGGATTAAGTATCATTCTTACATATTTTAAGTAGATGATCTGAAACTAGTGTCAACTGTGTACACGCCTGAGAAGTGAAAAAAAgatgtaattttttaataaagaaagagaatcagTTCACGCTTTGTAAAATGTCCAGACTTTTATATGTGTAAACTTGTGCATTTTCAAGAATCAAAACTTTTCTGCTTCTAGACTCCCATCAATTAGGGAAGACTAGAATCttcaataataaacaaattatgacAGATACCTATGTAGACTCTTTGGAATCATCAATAGTTGACAAAGTAAGAGGCAGGATCGTCCACGCTTGTTTGAATTTTCAGCCTTTGCAGGCAAGGTGGTCCAAGTAGGCAACTGTGGTTTCTTCGGTTAGTTACTATATAACACATAATTCTATATTAGCTTTAGCTTTAGCTTCACATAACATAACTCAGTtttctacaaagaaaaaaaaacagagcataatGAGCAGAGAGAAGTTTTCCATATATAACTTGCTCTCTCTTCTGGTTCTGCTGATCCATGGTTTGATTGCAGCATCTGCTCAAGATCTCACTGTCTTCAGTTCTTGTCAAAGCCATTGCGGGGGAATAGCGATTCCTTATCCCTTTGGAATTGGTAAAGATTGCTATCTCAACAACAATGAGTGGTATGAAGTTATCTGTAACCGAACCTCAGGAAACCCTCTGCCAGTTCTTAAGAGTATCAACAGAGAACTGGTGAATATCTCTCTCCCGGACGACTCAAGCGATGTCTTTGGGCTAACCCGAATCAAGAATCCGGTAACTTCTTTAGGCTGTTCCAATATGGAAGAAATCAGCTTGGCTTTGAATGTGACCGGGAGCCCATTCTTCCTCACCGGCCGTAATACTTTAGTAGCAGTTGGCTGTAACAACAATGCCTCGATGACTGATGATAAGCTGCAGATTGGAGGATGCGAGTCTACCTGCGACGTGGGGTTTGGTCAGAGAGGACGGAACAGAAGCTGCAACGGCTATAGATGTTGCCAAGCGAAGATACTCTCTGACCGTCTGCAACAGATTGGCATCAAGATAGAGAGTCTTGATGGTAACACAACGAAATAAGCTGGGTGCAGAGTTGCTTTCTTGACAGACGAGGCATATTCTCCTTTAAATATAACCGAACCAGCTTTGTTTTACGATAAGGGATATGGAACGGTGGAGTTAGGTTGGTTCATAGATAGGTTACACAATATGTCCGTTGTACTGGGGTTTGCTATTCAATTACCGAGGGTACAAGCGGTTGGAGTTACAGTAACTATGAAGCTTGCATATGTAGATATGGTAAGTATTTAGAGCGAAGCTATAGAAGCTGCAGGTGTAACAGTGGCTACAGAGGCAATCCATATCTCTCGAGTGGATGTACAGGTAAACTAACATTTTCTGGTATAACTTTGCGTTAGTTTCTGTAAGCTCCATGAATCATTGATGCATTCTTCGCCTAAGTAGATATTGATGAGTGTGAAGAAGCCAAAGCTGAAGGAAGCAACCATTGTGGGAAAGGGTATGATTGTGAGAATATCCCAGGAAACTTTAGGTGtaaatccaacaaaaacaaaagactagCCATCATTCTTGGTAAGCTACCGATCATCTGCGATATGTCATCATGGATAGCAATAAAACGGATTTGGCTTTAAAtgtgtttcttttgtgttGGGTAGGTATTAGTCTAGGCTTTGGCTTGTTGGTAGCCATTGGAGCATGGTGGTTGTATAAGTTTATCAGAAAGCAAAGGGAGATAAAGCGGAAGAAGTTCTCTAAGCTTAATGGAGGACTATTGATGCAACAACAATTGGTTTCTAACGAAGGCAACATTGAGAATACAAGAGTATTCAGCTCGAAAGAATTGGAGAGAGCCACAGAAAACAAGAGTATTGCAACATAGAAGATCCTTGGAACGTTTGTACTGATTCTTCCTCCAACATCACCACCACATCTTCATTTGGTCGAAACATTGTGACCATCAGAGACCACTAGATGTAACCGTatcatttgaaattttggtgTTATTCGATTTGTTTAGTtgtatgtattttgttttatccgGTTTGGAGAATGTTATATTGAATAATAAGAACCACAAACATATCAACGAAAGTAATCGCTCTTGACTGAATATTTATGAGATTGGACTATGACTAGAATAGTAGTCTCATTGCATTTGTAGTACTAGTTGTTCGCAACAGCTCAGATTCATAAGGACCACCAGCCAATCAAtagaacaaaaatgaaaagtgaaaTTATCGCCCACCGTGGGGCTCGAACCCACGACCACAAGGTTAAGAGCCTtgcgctctaccaactgagctagaCGGGCTTTGTGCTTAGCTTAACTGTTAATTGTTAGATAGTCTATAACTGTAGGTACCAagtcaaattttaaaatatctcaAGTCAATGATCTGCACTCTGCAGAAACTAAATAATTGAGATGAAAGGATCCATACATGGAGTTGACTTTTGATGATAAAAGCTTCACGCGTCTATCCAAACTTCTTTGAACGTGGACTTTTGTCACATAGAAGATAAGAGAAGATCAatcagattaaaaaaatgcaGAAGTATGAAGAAGACTAAGACTTACCAAGTCTTCTGTATTGCTGCACTCTCTGTCCTAACTCTGCAGCTTATCAATGGTTCATCAGCAGCAACACCTCCACCTCCAAATAGTaattcttcaacttcttgtAACAGAGCCTGTGGAGGAGTCTCAATTCCGTTCCCGTTCGGAATCGGGAAGGATTGTTATCTCAATGGCTGGTATGAGGTTATCTGCAACACTTCCACTTCCGGGTCGTCTGGCACAACGGTTCCGTTCCTCTCACGGATCAATAGCGAAGTGGTGAACATCTCTCTTCCAGATGGTAAGAAACTATATGGAGTAGTTCACATCAAAGGTCCAGTGACATCGTTGGGTTGCtctagtagtagtagtagcagTCAAGTATCCGAAATGTCATTGCCGAATTTGAACGTCACAGGCAGGGGAAGT
This sequence is a window from Arabidopsis thaliana chromosome 1 sequence. Protein-coding genes within it:
- the WAKL7 gene encoding wall associated kinase-like 7 (wall associated kinase-like 7 (WAKL7); FUNCTIONS IN: protein serine/threonine kinase activity; LOCATED IN: endomembrane system, integral to membrane; EXPRESSED IN: 12 plant structures; EXPRESSED DURING: 7 growth stages; CONTAINS InterPro DOMAIN/s: Wall-associated kinase (InterPro:IPR013695); BEST Arabidopsis thaliana protein match is: Wall-associated kinase family protein (TAIR:AT1G79670.1); Has 767 Blast hits to 757 proteins in 14 species: Archae - 0; Bacteria - 0; Metazoa - 0; Fungi - 0; Plants - 767; Viruses - 0; Other Eukaryotes - 0 (source: NCBI BLink).), whose product is MSREKFSIYNLLSLLVLLIHGLIAASAQDLTVFSSCQSHCGGIAIPYPFGIGKDCYLNNNEWYEVICNRTSGNPLPVLKSINRELVNISLPDDSSDVFGLTRIKNPVTSLGCSNMEEISLALNVTGSPFFLTGRNTLVAVGCNNNASMTDDKLQIGGCESTCDVGFGQRGRNRSCNGYRCCQAKILSDRLQQIGIKIESLDDEAYSPLNITEPALFYDKGYGTVELGWFIDRLHNMSVVLGFAIQLPRVQAVGVTSEAIEAAGVTVATEAIHISRVDVQILMSVKKPKLKEATIVGKGMIVRISQETLGVNPTKTKD
- a CDS encoding nuclear protein (unknown protein; LOCATED IN: apoplast, chloroplast stroma, chloroplast, chloroplast envelope; EXPRESSED IN: 23 plant structures; EXPRESSED DURING: 14 growth stages; Has 81 Blast hits to 81 proteins in 28 species: Archae - 0; Bacteria - 2; Metazoa - 0; Fungi - 0; Plants - 62; Viruses - 0; Other Eukaryotes - 17 (source: NCBI BLink).), which translates into the protein MAKASSTLFAVSCSASARFSFLRRSESLKPSVSRARFAVPMAMAAASAATAKKLAPAVIVGGGRVGRALQEMGNGEDLLVKRGEAVPVDFEGPILVCTRNDDLDAVLEATPQSRWKDLVFFQNGMMEPWFESKGLGDTDQVLAYFAVSKLGEPPVDGKTDTNPEGLTAAYGKWASEIAARLQSGGLSCKVLDKEAFQKQMLEKLIWICAFMLVGARHPGASVGTVEKEYRDEVSRLIQELAAAAAAEKGLTFEENMVERLCAYSRAVSHFPTAVKEFKWRNGWFYSLSEKAIAEGQPDPCPLHTEWLKELKVI